Below is a window of Humulus lupulus chromosome 2, drHumLupu1.1, whole genome shotgun sequence DNA.
ATTTGGTCGCTCAGGTTCATCTTCCAAATATTTATCAACCTCATTTTTTGTCATTCCATCATCCTTCTCCAATCTCCGTGCCACAAAATCATCATGTAAATTACGTGACTTCTTGGCATTAGGTCGACCACTAATAGGCATGATGAACGTGGATAAAGCACTAACAATAGACTGAGACTATAGCTGAGTCATAGATGTCGATGGATGAAGACTTGATGTTGTCTCATTATATTGATAAAACATTGCTCGTATTGTTTGCTCTACCCTTTTCACCATCTCTTTGCACGTCATCTCATTATAAGTAGCACTAAAGTAATGACTAAGATACTCAAGCTTGTATCTTGGGTCAAGGACCAAGACAATTAGAAGTCTTTCATTACAATTATCAATCTTTCCCCAATACTTGTCATACTTTAGTTTCATGCTTGTTGTCATTGTCCTCAATAACTCGTTCTCATCACCGTCAACTGCTAAGTCATACAACTCATGTTGCATATTGTAGATCTCAATGAAGTACTTATTAGCATTAACATAAGTAGATCCACTAAACTTTAATGTTATTTCGTAAAAAGTCTCAAACAAAAACACTAGAGCATTATCCCAATAAACATTAGTGGGGGCCCCTCCTTTGGTTTTCCAACtttgtcaacctcatcaaaatatttcatataattagCATCTGATTGCATCCTGTCAAATGCCTTCTGAAATTTCATTGCACAATTGAGCATTAGATATGTGGGGTTCCACCTTGTTGGGACATCTAAACACAAAAGCCATTTACATTCAATCATTTCCTCCATCGCACGCTCCTTAAAAAACTTTTGCCTAGAAGGAGAAGACCTGACGAACCTCACAACATTTCTAATTACTGCAATTGACCCATATTTTTCCTTCAACCCTTCAATGATAATTAGGTTCACTGCATGAGCGCAACACCTCATATGTAAAAATTTTCCATCCAAAATTAGTCCATTCTCTTTCTCCTTGAACTTCCTCTTCAAGTATCTAATGGAAACATCATTGGAGGAAGCATTGTCTACTATAATGGTAAACAACTTAGAGATGCCCCATTCTAAAAGACATAACTCGATCTCATTGCCAATGGTTTCCCCTTTATGATCTACCACTTGGCAAAAAGTGATAACTCTTTTTGGATACTCCTAAgcattatcaatccaatgagcactgatgaccatgtaattcaaattttgaatggaaCTCCGAGTATTGGTAGTAATCGATATCCTCTCACgactcaaaatatttttcaatgtcaCCTTCTCCTCCTTATATAACTTCAATTCATCCCTAGCAACAGTCATTCGAGAATAGATCTTAAACCTAGGTTGGAGTGTTTCGACAATTATTTTGAACCCTTCACCCTCAAGATgtataaatggtaactcatccaacacaatatattgtgtgagGGCTACCCTACAAGCTTCTTTGTTATAAGCTACCGCTATTAAGCTTGTTTCCCCCTCTTTCCCTCCCTTTACATGCTGAAAGCTTAAAGTCTTTTATTTCTGCTCATCAATCTTAAACAGACTTAGCTCGCATACTTCCTTAAAATGGTTCCACAAATTACTAGTCCAATGTTTTCTAGTGTCACACAAGAAGTCAGACTCACAATAATTACATATACACTTGGGGAGGAGGCTCTTCGTTAGGATCTGTCGGGGGTGAATGAGAATCTTCGTTAGTAAAATGATCCCAAATGGAAGacccttttccctttgttttcccaGTACTAGAACTAGGGATGGGAGGTCTTCCCCTCTTTCTAGCCCTAGTTTTTTACCCTTTTCAGTAGGTATAGGAGGAGTAGGGTTTTCAGTCTGAGTGAGAGGTGGTTGATCTTGATCATCTATCATAGGAAGAGTTTCATCTACCTCATCAATATTCATTACCTAATACAACATATTACCTAATACAACATATTTAAGAAAAACTATTAGCCTATAATCCACTAAAGCAGAGCAGCACACAAGCTTATAATCCATTAGAAGAGAGCAGcacacaagcctataatccaCTACAACAGAGCAGCACACAAGCCTATTGTTGATTGGTTTTTTAGTCAACTAACGCATAGTCAAACAATTAATTAGAGAGCCATTCagacaatcaatgaaccataaataaACCAAGAACCTAATAGTaacgagcaataaataataaagaacaccaggatttatagaggttcagccccaaagattggtaatgacctacatcctcttagatttgtattaaccttgaaggtttacacaagatcacaagggattacaagtggatttctatgtgtaaaagaccaTACAGTATGGCAGAATCgctgctaagtaccaagccag
It encodes the following:
- the LOC133814816 gene encoding zinc finger BED domain-containing protein RICESLEEPER 2-like, producing MNIDEVDETLPMIDDQDQPPLTQTENPTPPIPTEKGKKLGLERGEDLPSLVLEYPKRVITFCQVVDHKGETIGNEIELCLLEWGISKLFTIIVDNASSNDVSIRYLKRKFKEKENGLILDGKFLHMRCCAHAVNLIIIEGLKEKYGSIAVIRNVVRFVRSSPSRQKFFKERAMEEMIECKWLLCLDVPTRWNPTYLMLNCAMKFQKAFDRMQSDANYMKYFDEVDKFSGSTYVNANKYFIEIYNMQHELYDLAVDGDENELLRTMTTSMKLKYDKYWGKIDNCNERLLIVLVLDPRYKLEYLSHYFSATYNEMTCKEMVKRVEQTIRAMFYQYNETTSSLHPSTSMTQL